The following are from one region of the Capsicum annuum cultivar UCD-10X-F1 chromosome 1, UCD10Xv1.1, whole genome shotgun sequence genome:
- the LOC107864817 gene encoding glutathione S-transferase T1 isoform X3, with product MTLKLYVDHVSHHCREVIIFCKLNGIDFEEVLVDLSKRQHLNPEYKEVNPIMQIPAIMDGKFKLSESHAIIRYLASVFPIADHWYPTDLYKRAKIESVLDWHRTNFPRGPAGFVSLSLLAPAVGMPLNPQAAAKAEKVLIASLAQIESVWLQKKGRFLLGSGQPSVADLSLACEIMQLEFSLHPRSFSLQSGRRDDLGSDLAKPSWSQSTPWQCIATS from the exons atgaccctGAAATTATATGTAGATCATGTATCCCATCATTGTCGTGAAGTTATTATTTTCTGCAA GTTAAATGGAATAGACTTTGAGGAGGTGCTCGTAGATCTCTCCAAACGCCAGCACTTAAACCCTGAATACAAAG AAGTCAATCCAATCATGCAAATACCAGCTATAATGGACGGAAAATTCAAGCTTTCCGAAAG TCATGCAATTATTAGGTATCTGGCTTCTGTGTTTCCAATTGCAGATCATTG GTATCCAACTGACTTATACAAAAGAGCAAAAATCGAATCTGTGCTGGACTGGCATCGCACTAACTTCCCTCGCGGTCCAG CTGGATTTGTCTCGCTCTCTCTTCTTGCTCCTGCAGTTGGGATGCCTTTGAATCCACAAGCAGCAGCAAAAGCTGAGAAAGTCCTTATAGCGTCTCTTGCACAGATCGAGTCTGTTTGGCTCCAGAAAAAAGGACGATTTTTACTTGGAAGTGGTCAACCGTCAGTTGCAGATCTTAGCTTAGCGTGTGAGATTATGCAACTTGAG TTTTCCCTCCATCCACGGTCATTCTCTTTGCAATCAGGCAGGAGAGACGACTTGGGGTCTGACCTGGCCAAGCCTTCGTGGTCGCAAAGCACACCCTGGCAGTGCATCGCAACCTCATAA
- the LOC107864817 gene encoding glutathione S-transferase T1 isoform X4 — MPLTTGYAGVDKTMLNNFFPVIHAIIRYLASVFPIADHWYPTDLYKRAKIESVLDWHRTNFPRGPAGFVSLSLLAPAVGMPLNPQAAAKAEKVLIASLAQIESVWLQKKGRFLLGSGQPSVADLSLACEIMQLEVLDDKVRERILGPFKRVTKWLDDTKHVMAPHFEEVHSILYKVKKKRQKQTSPVGSSSTQSSRKHDLHSKM, encoded by the exons ATGCCATTAACTACTGGATATGCCGGTGTAGACAAGACtatgttaaataatttttttccggTGAT TCATGCAATTATTAGGTATCTGGCTTCTGTGTTTCCAATTGCAGATCATTG GTATCCAACTGACTTATACAAAAGAGCAAAAATCGAATCTGTGCTGGACTGGCATCGCACTAACTTCCCTCGCGGTCCAG CTGGATTTGTCTCGCTCTCTCTTCTTGCTCCTGCAGTTGGGATGCCTTTGAATCCACAAGCAGCAGCAAAAGCTGAGAAAGTCCTTATAGCGTCTCTTGCACAGATCGAGTCTGTTTGGCTCCAGAAAAAAGGACGATTTTTACTTGGAAGTGGTCAACCGTCAGTTGCAGATCTTAGCTTAGCGTGTGAGATTATGCAACTTGAG GTTCTGGACGATAAGGTTCGTGAGCGGATATTAGGCCCATTCAAGAGAGTAACAAAGTGGCTTGATGATACAAAGCATGTCATGGCACCTCATTTCGAAGAAGTACACTCAATCCTCTATAAAGTTAAAAAGAAGAGGCAAAAGCAAACATCTCCTGTAGGAAGTAGCAGTACTCAATCGAGCAGAAAACATGACCTGCATTCGAAGATGTGA
- the LOC107864817 gene encoding glutathione S-transferase T1 isoform X1 — translation MTLKLYVDHVSHHCREVIIFCKLNGIDFEEVLVDLSKRQHLNPEYKEVNPIMQIPAIMDGKFKLSESHAIIRYLASVFPIADHWYPTDLYKRAKIESVLDWHRTNFPRGPAGFVSLSLLAPAVGMPLNPQAAAKAEKVLIASLAQIESVWLQKKGRFLLGSGQPSVADLSLACEIMQLEVLDDKVRERILGPFKRVTKWLDDTKHVMAPHFEEVHSILYKVKKKRQKQTSPVGSSSTQSSRKHDLHSKM, via the exons atgaccctGAAATTATATGTAGATCATGTATCCCATCATTGTCGTGAAGTTATTATTTTCTGCAA GTTAAATGGAATAGACTTTGAGGAGGTGCTCGTAGATCTCTCCAAACGCCAGCACTTAAACCCTGAATACAAAG AAGTCAATCCAATCATGCAAATACCAGCTATAATGGACGGAAAATTCAAGCTTTCCGAAAG TCATGCAATTATTAGGTATCTGGCTTCTGTGTTTCCAATTGCAGATCATTG GTATCCAACTGACTTATACAAAAGAGCAAAAATCGAATCTGTGCTGGACTGGCATCGCACTAACTTCCCTCGCGGTCCAG CTGGATTTGTCTCGCTCTCTCTTCTTGCTCCTGCAGTTGGGATGCCTTTGAATCCACAAGCAGCAGCAAAAGCTGAGAAAGTCCTTATAGCGTCTCTTGCACAGATCGAGTCTGTTTGGCTCCAGAAAAAAGGACGATTTTTACTTGGAAGTGGTCAACCGTCAGTTGCAGATCTTAGCTTAGCGTGTGAGATTATGCAACTTGAG GTTCTGGACGATAAGGTTCGTGAGCGGATATTAGGCCCATTCAAGAGAGTAACAAAGTGGCTTGATGATACAAAGCATGTCATGGCACCTCATTTCGAAGAAGTACACTCAATCCTCTATAAAGTTAAAAAGAAGAGGCAAAAGCAAACATCTCCTGTAGGAAGTAGCAGTACTCAATCGAGCAGAAAACATGACCTGCATTCGAAGATGTGA
- the LOC107864817 gene encoding glutathione S-transferase T1 isoform X2 yields MIHCKVTNWFYRALMLNGIDFEEVLVDLSKRQHLNPEYKEVNPIMQIPAIMDGKFKLSESHAIIRYLASVFPIADHWYPTDLYKRAKIESVLDWHRTNFPRGPAGFVSLSLLAPAVGMPLNPQAAAKAEKVLIASLAQIESVWLQKKGRFLLGSGQPSVADLSLACEIMQLEVLDDKVRERILGPFKRVTKWLDDTKHVMAPHFEEVHSILYKVKKKRQKQTSPVGSSSTQSSRKHDLHSKM; encoded by the exons ATGATCCATTGCAAAGTCACAAATTGGTTCTACAGAGCATTgat GTTAAATGGAATAGACTTTGAGGAGGTGCTCGTAGATCTCTCCAAACGCCAGCACTTAAACCCTGAATACAAAG AAGTCAATCCAATCATGCAAATACCAGCTATAATGGACGGAAAATTCAAGCTTTCCGAAAG TCATGCAATTATTAGGTATCTGGCTTCTGTGTTTCCAATTGCAGATCATTG GTATCCAACTGACTTATACAAAAGAGCAAAAATCGAATCTGTGCTGGACTGGCATCGCACTAACTTCCCTCGCGGTCCAG CTGGATTTGTCTCGCTCTCTCTTCTTGCTCCTGCAGTTGGGATGCCTTTGAATCCACAAGCAGCAGCAAAAGCTGAGAAAGTCCTTATAGCGTCTCTTGCACAGATCGAGTCTGTTTGGCTCCAGAAAAAAGGACGATTTTTACTTGGAAGTGGTCAACCGTCAGTTGCAGATCTTAGCTTAGCGTGTGAGATTATGCAACTTGAG GTTCTGGACGATAAGGTTCGTGAGCGGATATTAGGCCCATTCAAGAGAGTAACAAAGTGGCTTGATGATACAAAGCATGTCATGGCACCTCATTTCGAAGAAGTACACTCAATCCTCTATAAAGTTAAAAAGAAGAGGCAAAAGCAAACATCTCCTGTAGGAAGTAGCAGTACTCAATCGAGCAGAAAACATGACCTGCATTCGAAGATGTGA
- the LOC107864830 gene encoding phosphopantothenoylcysteine decarboxylase, protein MEPMTSEMEPVQINSAPRRPRILLAASGSVAAIKFANLCRCFSEWAEVKAVATKPSLHFIDKASLPDDVILYTDEEEWSTWKKIGDSVLHIELRRWADIMVIAPLSANTLGKIAGGLCDNLLTCIVRAWDYNKPLFVAPAMNTLMWNNPFTERHLMIIDELGISLIPPVSKRLACGDYGNGAMAEPSLIFSTVRLFYESRSQSGGSNMA, encoded by the exons ATGGAGCCTATGACTTCAGAGATGGAACCGGTTCAGATTAACAGTGCACCTAGGAGACCTCGCATTCTTCTTGCAGCAAGTGGAAGTGTTGCTGCTATTAAGTTTGCCAATCTCTGTCGTTGTTTCTCTGAGTGGGCAGAAGTTAAAGCAGTTGCAACAAAACCATCTCTTCATTTCATAGACAAAGCTTCACTTCCGGATGATGTCATTCTTTATACTGATGAGGAGGAATGGTCCACTTGGAAGAAGATTGGTGATAGCGTGCTACACATTGAGCTCCGCAGGTGGGCTGATATTATGGTTATTGCCCCTTTGTCAGCAAACACTCTTGGGAAG ATTGCTGGTGGACTATGTGATAACTTGTTAACCTGCATTGTCCGAGCATGGGACTACAATAAACCCCTTTTTGTGGCACCAGCCATGAATACATTGATGTGGAACAATCCATTCACAGAACGGCACCTTATGATAATTGATGAGCTCGGAATCTCTCTTATACCACCAGTTTCAAAGAGACTAGCTTGTGGAGATTATGGAAACGGAGCAATGGCTGAACCTTCTCTTATCTTCTCAACTGTTAGACTCTTCTATGAGTCACGGTCCCAATCAGGTGGCAGCAACATGGCGTGA